From the genome of Gracilibacillus salitolerans, one region includes:
- a CDS encoding ROK family transcriptional regulator, giving the protein MSQTWNQHVVKKENKALVLKTIKERAPISRATIANVTGLNKGTVSSLVSELIDEKLIHESGTGKSSGGRRPVMLLLNETAGFTISIDLGVKSILGVLTDLRGNILSEKKIRFKKENLDEVLTLLYQLIDGLKNVAPKSEYGIVGIGVGVPGVVTTEGEILLAPNLGWKKVPLQQILFDHYKVPVTVENEANAGAYGEKVYGVGQMSNELVYTSISIGIGVGLILEGKLYKGLRGFSGELGHMTIEKDGADCRCGNQGCWELYASEQALLDQAETAGFNDATVEQLIEAADQGDTKAIQLLENVGDYLGVGITNIIHIFNPEQVVVGNTLRQAKKYIMPAIERRIEKNAIGFNKNDVQLNVAKLKKHSTVMGMAAFNIEKFFKEAGNEDVLN; this is encoded by the coding sequence TTGAGTCAAACGTGGAATCAGCATGTCGTAAAGAAAGAGAACAAAGCACTAGTTCTTAAAACCATTAAAGAAAGAGCACCTATCTCACGAGCAACAATCGCGAATGTAACCGGTTTAAATAAAGGAACTGTTTCCTCATTAGTCAGTGAACTAATAGATGAAAAATTAATCCATGAATCTGGTACAGGTAAATCCAGCGGTGGCAGACGACCAGTGATGTTACTTTTGAATGAAACTGCTGGGTTTACCATTTCTATTGATCTCGGTGTTAAAAGTATTTTAGGTGTGTTAACAGATCTACGAGGTAATATCTTATCGGAGAAAAAGATCCGTTTCAAAAAGGAAAATTTGGATGAAGTCTTAACATTGTTATATCAATTAATTGATGGATTAAAAAATGTTGCTCCTAAATCTGAATACGGGATAGTCGGTATTGGTGTCGGTGTACCAGGTGTTGTTACAACTGAAGGTGAAATCTTGCTGGCACCAAACTTAGGCTGGAAAAAGGTACCGCTCCAACAAATTCTTTTTGACCATTACAAAGTCCCTGTTACTGTAGAAAATGAAGCAAATGCTGGGGCATACGGTGAAAAAGTGTACGGAGTCGGACAAATGTCCAATGAGTTAGTCTATACAAGTATCAGTATCGGTATCGGTGTTGGCTTGATTTTGGAAGGTAAATTGTATAAAGGATTAAGAGGGTTCTCTGGTGAGCTCGGTCATATGACAATTGAAAAGGATGGAGCAGATTGCCGTTGTGGAAACCAAGGCTGCTGGGAGCTCTATGCTTCAGAACAGGCCTTGTTGGACCAAGCTGAAACAGCTGGGTTTAATGATGCTACGGTTGAACAATTGATCGAAGCTGCTGATCAAGGTGACACGAAAGCAATACAGTTATTAGAAAATGTTGGCGATTATTTAGGTGTTGGTATTACTAATATTATTCATATTTTTAATCCTGAGCAAGTTGTTGTGGGCAACACATTACGCCAAGCCAAAAAGTATATTATGCCTGCTATTGAAAGAAGAATCGAGAAAAATGCGATTGGTTTTAACAAGAATGATGTCCAGTTAAATGTAGCTAAACTGAAGAAACATTCTACTGTCATGGGGATGGCAGCTTTTAATATCGAAAAGTTTT
- the xylA gene encoding xylose isomerase, translating into MTWFENVDKIKYEGPKSTNPLAFKFYNPEEKINGKTMEEFLRFGVAYWHTFTEDLSDPFGTGTAIRNWDKYDGMDRAKARVEAAFEFFEKLGVKYFCFHDVDIAPEGATLRESNQNLDTIVEMIKDYKKDSDVKLLWNTANNFTNPRFVHGAASSSNADVFAYAAAKVKKQLEIGKELGGENYVFWGGREGYETLLNTDLGLEQDNLGRFFHMAVEYAKEIGFDAQFLIEPKPKEPTTHQYDFDSQSAHAFLLKYGLEDHFKLNIEANHATLAGHTFEHELRYARVNGLLGSVDANQGDPLLGWDTDEFPADIYSTTLAMYEIIKNGGLGSGGLNFDAKVRRGSFEQDDLFLAHIAGMDHFAVGYKVANKLVEDQVFEKIIDDRYASFKEGIGKDIVEGKADFKSLEEHALNLKEIKNKSGRLELIKATINQYLLNAYAGQ; encoded by the coding sequence ATGACATGGTTTGAAAACGTTGACAAAATTAAATATGAAGGCCCGAAGTCAACTAACCCGTTAGCATTTAAATTTTATAATCCGGAAGAGAAGATCAATGGCAAAACAATGGAAGAATTTCTTCGTTTTGGTGTAGCTTACTGGCACACATTCACAGAAGATTTATCTGATCCATTTGGTACAGGTACAGCTATTCGTAACTGGGACAAATATGATGGAATGGATCGCGCTAAAGCGAGAGTAGAAGCAGCGTTTGAGTTCTTCGAAAAACTTGGTGTGAAATATTTTTGTTTCCACGATGTAGATATTGCTCCAGAAGGTGCTACACTACGAGAATCAAATCAAAACCTTGATACAATTGTTGAAATGATTAAGGACTACAAGAAAGATAGCGATGTAAAACTTCTTTGGAACACAGCTAATAACTTTACAAATCCACGCTTTGTTCATGGTGCAGCTTCTTCTAGCAATGCAGATGTATTCGCCTATGCAGCAGCGAAAGTGAAGAAACAATTAGAAATTGGTAAAGAACTAGGTGGAGAAAACTATGTATTCTGGGGTGGCCGTGAAGGTTACGAAACATTACTTAACACTGATCTTGGATTAGAGCAAGACAACCTTGGACGTTTCTTCCATATGGCAGTAGAATATGCGAAAGAAATCGGCTTTGATGCGCAATTCCTAATCGAGCCAAAACCAAAAGAACCAACAACTCATCAATATGACTTTGATTCTCAATCTGCACATGCATTTTTACTAAAATATGGACTAGAGGATCATTTTAAACTAAATATCGAAGCAAACCATGCAACACTTGCTGGTCATACTTTCGAACACGAGCTTCGATATGCACGTGTTAACGGATTATTAGGTTCTGTGGATGCGAACCAAGGTGACCCATTATTAGGATGGGATACAGATGAGTTCCCTGCAGATATCTATTCTACAACATTAGCTATGTATGAAATCATCAAAAACGGTGGACTTGGATCTGGTGGGTTAAACTTTGATGCAAAAGTACGTCGTGGTTCATTTGAACAAGACGACCTGTTCCTTGCACACATTGCAGGTATGGATCACTTTGCGGTTGGTTACAAAGTAGCTAACAAATTAGTAGAAGACCAAGTATTTGAAAAAATCATTGATGACCGTTATGCAAGCTTTAAAGAAGGTATCGGTAAAGATATCGTTGAAGGTAAAGCAGACTTCAAATCATTAGAAGAACATGCACTAAACCTAAAAGAAATCAAAAACAAATCAGGTCGCTTAGAATTAATCAAAGCAACCATCAACCAATACCTATTAAACGCATACGCTGGTCAATAA
- the xylB gene encoding xylulokinase, with the protein MSYVIGVDLGTSAVKLLLVNKAGEVVQEVSKDYPLIQEKTGYSEQKPEDWVEQTVGGLKELVEQFDGDVSEIEGLSFSGQMHGLILLDENNQVLRNAILWNDTRTTAQCEEIYQKVGKEKFIDVTKNLALEGFTLPKILWVKDNEPEIFAKAKTFVLPKDYVRYRLTEQVHMDYSDAAGTSLLDVAKKEWSKEICNLLDLDVSICPPLVDSHDNVGKITSAIADETGLSADTDVFAGGADNACGAIGSGILSEGKTFASIGTSGVVLSYEPTGDKDYQGKVHYFNHGEQDAYYAMGVTLAAGHSLNWFKQTFAAEQSFDELLDGVGDVPAGANGLLFTPYLVGERTPHADSQIRGSFIGMDSSHTLKDFARSVLEGITFSLNESIAIFRENGKQIDTIYSIGGGAKNPDWLQMQADIFDAKIVKLKSEQGPGMGAAMLAAYGSGWYSSLKECADAILEDAETYQPNPENVEKYKQLFKLYRDVYQQTKHLNKDLMDFRK; encoded by the coding sequence GTGAGTTATGTAATCGGTGTCGATCTCGGCACAAGTGCAGTTAAGCTGCTATTAGTTAATAAAGCTGGTGAAGTAGTTCAGGAAGTTTCAAAGGACTATCCACTGATTCAAGAGAAAACTGGTTATTCCGAGCAAAAGCCTGAAGACTGGGTAGAACAAACAGTTGGAGGTCTAAAAGAGCTTGTTGAACAATTTGATGGAGATGTTTCTGAAATTGAAGGCTTAAGCTTTTCCGGTCAAATGCATGGATTAATATTACTTGATGAAAATAATCAAGTTTTACGTAACGCGATTCTCTGGAATGATACGCGTACAACGGCACAATGCGAGGAAATTTATCAAAAAGTTGGTAAAGAGAAGTTTATTGATGTAACGAAAAACTTAGCATTGGAAGGCTTCACATTACCAAAAATTTTATGGGTGAAGGATAATGAGCCGGAAATCTTTGCAAAAGCGAAAACATTCGTTTTACCTAAGGATTATGTGCGCTACCGTTTAACTGAGCAAGTGCATATGGATTATTCAGACGCAGCTGGTACAAGTTTATTAGATGTTGCGAAAAAAGAATGGAGCAAAGAAATTTGTAATTTACTTGACCTAGACGTTTCGATTTGCCCGCCATTAGTTGATTCACATGACAATGTCGGAAAAATCACTTCAGCTATCGCAGATGAGACAGGGTTATCAGCGGATACAGATGTATTTGCCGGTGGAGCGGATAATGCTTGTGGTGCGATCGGTTCAGGTATTTTGTCTGAGGGCAAAACTTTTGCAAGTATTGGTACATCAGGTGTTGTACTTTCCTACGAACCTACGGGTGATAAAGATTATCAAGGAAAAGTACACTATTTCAACCATGGTGAGCAGGATGCATACTATGCGATGGGCGTTACATTAGCGGCTGGTCATAGTTTAAATTGGTTTAAGCAAACATTTGCAGCGGAACAAAGCTTTGATGAGCTGTTAGACGGTGTTGGCGATGTACCAGCTGGCGCTAATGGTTTACTATTTACACCTTACCTTGTAGGTGAACGTACGCCACATGCTGATTCACAAATTCGTGGAAGCTTTATTGGTATGGATAGCTCCCATACTCTAAAGGATTTTGCTCGTTCTGTATTAGAAGGGATTACGTTCTCTCTTAATGAATCGATAGCAATCTTTAGAGAAAATGGCAAGCAAATCGATACGATCTATTCGATTGGTGGCGGTGCGAAAAATCCGGATTGGCTTCAGATGCAAGCGGATATCTTTGATGCTAAAATCGTTAAATTAAAGAGTGAACAAGGTCCTGGAATGGGTGCGGCGATGCTTGCTGCCTATGGATCTGGTTGGTATTCTTCATTAAAAGAATGTGCAGATGCTATCTTAGAAGATGCCGAGACCTATCAGCCAAATCCAGAA